The proteins below are encoded in one region of Ostrea edulis chromosome 3, xbOstEdul1.1, whole genome shotgun sequence:
- the LOC130053394 gene encoding proteoglycan 4-like → MEKRENEVKVENNLERGETTTEVKTIEEFKKKIKSCRHVKIYRETLGYYHHVFIGKVDDKECQIYHYQCQWKEYVYGHYPAKITKESLKFSGTNQNVEDIFDFKNSRVEIVSRNEYPKENSETETETDTFIEKAESRVGETKYLICFNNCECYVNWIFSDNNNSLELLHSSISKQTLAGAIDATLTDGSLRPLKHGTPSVITATINRYLYFFQTKSSPKTTTYFFSKQPWSKLIKLQMPGICFVTAPSLAKSVSEPISNEIANSAAPSFAKATSKSISYEEGKSGAPTIAKSVSKSMSNEIEKSAAPSVPKATSKSISNEEAKSTTSSIAKSVSKSISKKLPKRGTPSVAKSASKSISNETFKSAAPTVTKSASESISNEATKSAAPSVAKAVSKSISSEAIKSAAPSVAKAASESISNEVAKSTAPTVTKSASESISNEATKSAAPSVAKAVSKSISSEATKSAAPSVAKAASESISNEVAKKAVAKPAQKEIVKTMHESITSGKGFNTSTGRAAENATKSARKPSPWITKSAVITTIVFESVFLGKKIYDIMTEVDMECGKEHRKRILAMETFSSVVGVPAGLYGSVVGQALIPVPLLGAVVGGIIGGMIGNAVGGAIGVGVFSIFK, encoded by the exons ATGGAAAAACGTGAAAATGAAGTGAAGGTAGAAAATAATTTAGAACGAGGTGAAACA acAACGGAAGTGAAAACAATTGAGGAATTCAAGAAAAAGATTAAATCTTGTCGTCATGTGAAAATATACAGAGAAACATTGGGCTATTATCATCACGTCTTTATTGGTAAAGTAGATGACAAGGAATGCCAAATCTATCACTATCAATGTCAGTGGAAAGAATATGTTTACGGACACTATCCAGCAAAAATTACaaaagaaagtttaaaattcagTGGCACAAACCAAAATGTTGAAGATATTTTCGATTTTAAAAACAGCCGCGTTGAAATTGTTTCACGCAATGAGTATCCAAAAGAGAATTCAGAAACAGAAACAGAAACAGATACATTCATAGAAAAGGCAGAGTCAAGGGTGGGTGAAACGAAATATTTGATATGCTTTAACAATTGTGAGTGCTATGTTAACTGGATTTTTTCAGACAACAATAATTCCCTAGAATTGCTGCATAGTAGTATCAGTAAACAGACTTTGGCAGGAGCTATCGATGCAACATTGACTGATGGAAGTTTAAGGCCATTGAAACACGGAACGCCCTCTGTCATAACAGCGACTATAAATAGATATCTctattttttccaaacaaaAAGTAGTCCAAAGACAACaacatatttcttttcaaaacaaCCATGGAGCAAATTAATCAAACTACAAATGCCAGGTATCTGTTTCGTTACTGCTCCGTCTCTTGCTAAATCAGTATCAGAACCAATTTCAAACGAAATAGCCAATTCAGCTGCTCCATCGTTTGCGAAGGcaacatcaaaatcaatttcatatgaAGAAGGGAAATCAGGTGCCCCGACAATTGCTAAATCAGTATCAAAATCAATGTCAAACGAGATAGAAAAATCCGCTGCTCCGTCTGTCCCGAAGGCAACGTCAAAATCTATTTCAAATGAAGAAGCCAAATCGACTACTTCGTCCATTGCAAAGTCAGTTTCAAAATCGATTTCGAAGAAATTACCTAAACGAGGTACTCCGTCAGTAGCGAAGTCAGCGTCTAAATCAATTTCTAACGAAACATTCAAATCGGCTGCTCCGACCGTTACAAAATCAGCGTCAGaatcaatttcaaatgaagCAACCAAATCCGCTGCGCCGTCTGTTGCGAAAGCAGTATCAAAATCTATTTCGAGTGAAGCAATCAAATCCGCTGCGCCGTCTGTTGCGAAAGCAGCGTCAGAATCAATTTCAAATGAGGTAGCCAAATCGACTGCTCCGACCGTTACTAAATCAGCGTCAGaatcaatttcaaatgaagCAACCAAATCCGCTGCTCCGTCTGTTGCGAAAGCAGTATCAAAATCTATTTCGAGTGAAGCAACCAAATCCGCTGCACCGTCTGTTGCGAAAGCAGCGTCAGAATCAATTTCAAATGAGGTAGCCAAGAAAGCTGTTGCTAAACCAGCCCAAAAGGAAATAGTCAAAACAATGCACGAATCCATTACATCGGGTAAAGGGTTTAATACATCTACAGGTAGGGCAGCTGAAAATGCCACCAAAAGTGCCCGAAAACCATCACCTTGGATAACAAAGAGTGCTGTTATTACTACAATTGTATTTGAAAGTGTCTTTCTTGGGAAGAAAATTTACGATATAATGACTGAAGTGGATATGGAGTGCGGAAAGGAACATAGAAAGAGAATTTTGGCAATGGAAACTTTTTCCTCTGTAGTGGGCGTTCCTGCTGGATTATATGGAAGTGTCGTTGGACAGGCTTTAATTCCGGTCCCTTTACTGGGGGCTGTAGTTGGGGGTATTATCGGAGGTATGATTGGTAATGCTGTTGGAGGTGCGATTGGGGTAGGAGTTTTTAGCATTTTCAAATAA